A single genomic interval of Palaemon carinicauda isolate YSFRI2023 unplaced genomic scaffold, ASM3689809v2 scaffold3174, whole genome shotgun sequence harbors:
- the LOC137636515 gene encoding uncharacterized protein has protein sequence MEKLKKTRTTCRGWVTRASKALSDLLESSTTTISQFEYAIKEYNQRLAKLDEVQEALEIEVAEEELEQLLDEAHEFRTISVQPRIQAEDQIRKLAAAACPGSKAGSISGQSDITNVKLPKLELPKFSGEVTQWQSFWDQYNSHIDATDLPVISKFTYLLSLLEGDARNVVKGLAHTSANYQVACKLLKERYHKPERIIFAHVQALLNGEVNINVSGPKGVAQLWKLRDDILIHIRSLEALGITGKQCEVFLTPIILSRLPSELRLEWARDGDGHESDLDWLLTFLDKEISRLERSEAFKGKSSIEVKKIENKSSKDKVYSAAALHASSKQENTMCSFCAKKHKSENCYGVLELSGKERGEKIRSLGLCFKCLKSGHMSRDCKARTRCTKCNGAHSTLMCGVRLEMNLKKEESEAKEGAIGSDKPGDVALLTGQGGNCTILQTAKVQVSGSDGTVVTAQVMFDNGADRSYISSKFVKKCKPQWITSAPMPYSSFGGHSSGKNEHRNVYELKLWDSDKKVVRIIAAEIPRICQPLVRPIVPDSVLNSFSHVVLADDYHHDSPIEIDILIGLDFYWTLISPVDAFQINHVVAMKSLFGYVLSGRLYKTNDSCTYSVPQLLCISSVSDSDLCNFWDLETVGVKPREFVESYSETKVFKEFESTVKFVNGRYEVALPWKDDSAKERLLNNVAIALKRLGRLMVKLEHDKELKKEYQKVFDSYESDHIIEEVPRQEISGVNPVYYMPHRPVVKLISSSTKIRPVFDASASCYNGVSLNDCLSSGPSLNPDLVEVLIRFRRWPIAVTADIRKAFLQISVQEKDRDVHRFLWPRDDGTIRHMRFTRVPFGNTASPFLLNATIKHHLDKYPPTSVVQDLKANMYTDNWLSGADSAVEAADKFCEARSILADASMDLTKLVLNSLLITSQLCDKVPFINSDEPNTVLGLKWCNSLDSFSFDGINSDSFVEVVCTKRSILSVIAKIFDPLGLISPYVMYGKILFQELWKLGLTWDQEMPSELKLKFQRWLLSSEHFKNYQIDRCYFSPKAWGKLSHMELHGFGDASEKGYGACVYLRVPVENGSYKVSLVSSKSRVAPIKTITLPRLELMGCLLCSRLVNFVKNTLNLDNCVRVRCWTDSTIALSWIQRDVSKKDLFVANRVKEIRELTPPSCWQHCVSKDNPADLITRGLLADKLVNSTMWLYGPSMLKESQYQEREGNPVKYKDEIGIESTAVCLNVQGMPDNPLIDLDRYSKLSKVLRVTAYVLRFIINCRNSNNKVAGPLITEEINFAKLKLIYCIQREMFSAEIKVLLGKKAIP, from the coding sequence ATGGAGAAGTTAAAGAAGACTAGGACTACATGTAGAGGGTGGGTGACAAGAGCTTCCAAGGCACTGAGTGACCTTCTGGAGTCTTCCACCACAACTATTAGTCAATTTGAGTATGCTATCAAGGAATACAACCAGAGACTAGCTAAGTTGGATGAAGTCCAAGAAGCATTAGAAATTGAGGTAGCTGAAGAAGAACTAGAACAACTTTTGGATGAAGCCCATGAGTTTAGAACAATAAGTGTGCAGCCTAGGATAcaagctgaagaccagataaggaAGTTAGCAGCAGCAGCGTGTCCTGGTTCTAAAGCTGGCAGTATAAGTGGACAGTCCGATATCACCAATGTCAAGTTACCCAAGCTGGAGCTACCGAAGTTTAGTGGTGAAGTGACCCAATGGCAGTCCTTCTGGGATCAATATAATTCCCACATCGATGCAACAGACCTTCCAGTGATTAGTAAGTTCACTTATTTGCTGTCTTTGCTGGAGGGAGATGCCAGGAATGTAGTGAAGGGACTAGCTCATACCAGTGCTAATTACCAGGTTGCCTGCAAACTACTGAAGGAACGCTACCACAAGCCAGAAAGGATTATTTTTGCTCATGTCCAGGCATTGTTAAATGGTGAGGTCAACATTAATGTCAGCGGACCCAAGGGTGTGGCACAGCTGTGGAAATTACGAGATGACATTCTAATACACATCCGCAGTTTGGAGGCGCTAGGCATCACAGGAAAACAATGTGAAGTGTTTCTTACACCTATCATCCTCTCCCGTTTGCCAAGTGAACTGCGGCTAGAGTGGGCCAGGGATGGTGATGGACATGAGAGTGATTTAGATTGGTTATTGACATTCTTAGACAAGGAAATTTCAAGATTAGAAAGGTCTGAAGCTTTTAAGGGAAAGAGTAGTAttgaagtaaagaaaattgaaaataagagttcTAAAGACAAGGTGTATTCAGCCGCAGCCCTTCATGCTTCGTCCAAGCAAGAAAACACAATGTGCAGCTTCTGTGCCAAGAAGCACAAATCGGAAAACTGTTATGGTGTGCTAGAATTGAGTGGAAAGGAGCGAGGTGAAAAAATAAGAAGTTTAGGCCTATGTTTCAAGTGTTTGAAGAGTGGACACATGTCAAGAGACTGTAAAGCTCGTACAAGGTGTACAAAGTGTAACGGTGCCCATTCTACCTTAATGTGTGGCGTTAGGCTGGAAATGAACCTTAAGAAGGAGGAAAGTGAAGCAAAGGAAGGTGCTATTGGCAGTGACAAGCCTGGCGATGTGGCACTTCTAACAGGGCAAGGTGGTAACTGTACCATTTTACAAACTGCCAAAGTTCAGGTGAGTGGTAGTGATGGTACTGTTGTCACTGCTCAGGTAATGTTTGATAATGGTGCAGACAGGTCTTATATTAGTAGCAAATTTGTGAAGAAGTGTAAACCACAATGGATCACTAGTGCACCTATGCCATACTCTAGTTTTGGTGGTCATAGCAGTGGAAAAAATGAACACAGAAATGTTTATGAGTTAAAGTTGTGGGACTCTGACAAGAAAGTGGTACGTATTATTGCTGCGGAGATTCCCAGAATATGTCAACCCTTGGTTAGGCCTATTGTACCAGATTCAGTGCTTAACTCTTTCTCTCATGttgtattagctgatgattaccaccaTGATTCTCCCATTGAGATTGATATACTGATTGGTCTAGATTTCTACTGGACACTGATTTCTCCTGTAGATGCCTTCCAAATTAACCATGTCGTAGCCATGAAGTCTCTCTTTGGTTATGTCTTGAGTGGCAGGCTGTATAAAACCAATGACTCTTGTACTTACTCTGTACCACAATTATTGTGTATCTCCTCTGTTTCAGATTCAGATTTGTGTAATTTTTGGGATTTGGAAACTGTAGGGGTTAAGCCTAGGGAATTTGTTGAAAGTTATAGTGAAACCAAAGTTTTCAAAGAATTTGAGAGTACTGTGAAGTTTGTGAATGGTCGCTATGAGGTTGCACTGCCATGGAAGGATGATTCTGCTAAGGAAAGGCTTTTAAATAATGTTGCCATAGCCCTTAAAAGGTTAGGTAGGCTAATGGTTAAGTTAGAACACGATAAGGAGCTTAAGAAAGAATATCAAAAAGTGTTTGATAGTTATGAGTCAGATCACATAATAGAAGAGGTACCAAGGCAGGAAATTTCAGGTGTGAATCCTGTGTACTATATGCCTCATCGTCCAGTAGTTAAATTAATTAGTTCAAGTACTAAGATAAGACCTGTGTTTGATGCCTCTGCCTCTTGTTACAATGGTGTATCATTGAATGACTGTTTGTCCTCAGGCCCATCACTCAACCCTGACTTGGTTGAGGTACTCATTCGTTTTCGTCGTTGGCCCATTGCTGTTACAGCTGATATAAGAAAGGCCTTTTTGCAAATTAGTGTacaagagaaagacagagatgttcatAGATTTTTGTGGCCAAGAGATGATGGTACAATACGGCACATGAGATTCACACGTGTACCCTTTGGTAACACAGCGAGCCCATTTCTGTTAAATGCCACAATCAAACATCATTTGGATAAGTATCCCCCAACTAGTGTAGTGCAAGATTTGAAGGCTAACATGTATACAGACAATTGGTTGAGTGGTGCGGATTCTGCTGTAGAAGCAGCTGATAAATTTTGTGAAGCCCGTAGCATTTTAGCTGATGCTAGTATGGACCTTACAAAACTTGTATTAAATAGTTTGCTAATTACTTCTCAGTTATGTGACAAGGTACCCTTTATAAATTCTGATGAACCCAATACTGTATTAGGCCTGAAGTGGTGTAACTCACTGGACAGTTTCTCCTTTGATGGCATAAACTCAGATTCCTTTGTAGAAGTAGTCTGTACTAAGCGAAGTATCCTTAGTGTGATAGCCAAGATTTTTGACCCTTTAGGGTTAATCAGTCCATATGTTATGTATGGCAAGATACTTTTTCAGGAACTCTGGAAACTGGGTTTGACCTGGGATCAAGAAATGCCATCAGAGTTGAAGCTAAAGTTTCAAAGATGGCTCCTTAGTAGTGAGCATTTTAAGAATTATCAGATAGATAGATGTTATTTTTCACCAAAGGCCTGGGGGAAGCTTAGTCATATGGAACTACATGGGTTTGGTGATGCCTCTGAAAAGGGCTATGGGGCTTGTGTGTACCTGCGAGTGCCTGTGGAGAACGGCTCATACAAGGTGTCATTAGTGTCCTCTAAGTCAAGAGTTGCTCCCATAAAGACAATTACATTGCCGAGGTTAGAACTCATGGGATGTCTTTTGTGTTCACGATTAGTCAACTTTGTGAAGAATACCCTTAACCTAGATAACTGTGTTAGAGTTAGGTGTTGGACAGATTCTACCATTGCTCTGTCATGGATTCAAAGAGATGTTAGTAAGAAGGACCTATTTGTAGCTAATCGGGTAAAGGAAATCCGAGAGTTAACACCTCCCAGTTGCTGGCAACATTGTGTAAGTAAGGACAATCCAGCTGACCTGATAACACGAGGTCTGTTGGCAGACAAGCTTGTGAATAGTACTATGTGGCTCTATGGGCCTAGTATGTTAAAAGAATCCCAATACCAGGAAAGGGAAGGTAACCCAGTTAAGTATAAAGATGAAATAGGCATAGAAAGTACTGCTGTCTGTCTTAATGTACAAGGCATGCCAGACAACCCGTTGATAGATTTAGATCGATACAGTAAATTAAGCAAGGTGTTGAGAGTTACAGCTTATGTCTTAAGATTTATCATAAATTgtagaaatagtaataacaaagTGGCAGGCCCTCTCATTACTGAAGAGATCAATTTTGCTAAGTTGAAGTTGATTTACTGCATCCAAAGAGAAATGTTTTCTGCAGAAATAAAGGTACTTTTGGGTAAAAAGGCTATCCCTTAA
- the LOC137636516 gene encoding uncharacterized protein, producing the protein MRRLAKTVIKECLSCRWHDSKPCSQPVAPLPKERIRASPPFDVTGLDYAGPLFCADCPSKKFYVLLFTCGVVRAVHLELTESLSLPDCLLAIRRFVARRSLPSVIYSDNAKTFVAARYEVQRLYGHLAPKWNFIAPRAPWWGGWWERLIRSVKLALRKTLNLNYVSKSELETILVEIESCINSRPLTYVSDELNSIHYLTPSHFILGRAPHCKSLINVEPCKVTSRDLNEREV; encoded by the coding sequence ATGAGGAGATTAGCTAAGACAGTAATAAAGGAATGTTTAAGTTGCCGTTGGCATGATTCAAAACCTTGTAGTCAGCCTGTGGCTCCATTACCTAAAGAAAGAATAAGGGCTTCTCCACCCTTTGATGTAACAGGCTTAGATTATGCAGGCCCCCTCTTTTGTGCTGATTGTCCTAGTAAGAAATTTTATGTATTGTTGTTCACTTGTGGTGTTGTAAGAGCTGTACACCTAGAGCTTACAGAATCTTTATCCTTGCCTGACTGCTTATTGGCTATAAGAAGATTTGTTGCCAGGAGAAGTTTACCTAGTGTTATATATTCAGATAATGCAAAGACTTTTGTAGCTGCTAGGTATGAAGTACAAAGGCTGTATGGCCACTTGGCTCCCAAATGGAACTTTATTGCCCCTCGTGCTCCCTGGTGGGGGGGCTGGTGGGAGAGACTCATTAGGTCAGTTAAGCTTGCCTTGAGAAAGACACTGAATCTGAACTATGTAAGTAAGAGTGAATTAGAAACTATACTAGTAGAAATAGAGTCCTGTATTAATTCCAGACCATTGACCTATGTGAGTGATGAACTTAATTCCATTCATTATCTCACTCCATCACATTTTATCCTAGGAAGAGCCCCACAttgtaaatccttaataaatgttgAGCCATGTAAGGTGACTTCCAGGGACTTGAatgaaagagaagtttaa